The Paenibacillus sophorae genome has a segment encoding these proteins:
- a CDS encoding ferric reductase-like transmembrane domain-containing protein, with translation MSLLYCLLIAVLLCQFPKFIQKNRVALYTLATIITTVVTTYEMIRLINGFQLQGFVRGLERAVSHGVISIAFFIPVMFAGALNNRWSYTRKLMSIRAPLAIIASILMLAHGMVYLVRFLVRFSSVISSDETSMLRKTLYLSYSLIGIIALVVMIPLFITSFRKVRSRIGGAKWRKIQRWAYLFYLLAYLHVLLILIMDKDTDWLRLVLYTGIFGSYTILRLMKYKAASVMSQARVSKGVRTAE, from the coding sequence GTGCCAGTTTCCAAAGTTCATTCAAAAAAATCGTGTCGCGCTCTACACCTTGGCCACAATAATCACGACGGTCGTCACCACCTACGAAATGATTAGGCTTATTAACGGCTTTCAACTGCAAGGATTCGTCAGAGGATTGGAAAGAGCGGTCTCGCATGGCGTAATATCTATTGCTTTTTTCATTCCCGTAATGTTCGCCGGTGCCCTCAACAATCGCTGGAGTTATACCCGAAAACTGATGTCCATCCGCGCCCCGCTCGCGATCATTGCTTCCATTCTGATGCTGGCCCATGGGATGGTGTACCTCGTCAGGTTCCTCGTTAGATTTTCCTCCGTCATCAGTTCCGATGAAACCTCCATGCTCAGAAAGACTCTCTACCTAAGCTATTCCTTAATCGGCATTATCGCTCTTGTTGTGATGATTCCTCTGTTCATTACGTCCTTTAGAAAAGTGCGAAGCCGGATCGGGGGTGCAAAGTGGCGTAAAATCCAGCGCTGGGCGTATCTGTTCTATCTACTGGCCTACTTGCATGTCCTGCTGATCCTTATCATGGATAAAGATACGGACTGGCTCAGACTGGTGCTATACACGGGAATCTTCGGCTCCTACACCATCTTGCGTTTGATGAAATATAAAGCAGCGAGCGTCATGTCACAGGCCAGAGTATCCAAGGGAGTAAGAACTGCTGAATGA